The Laspinema palackyanum D2c sequence GCGGGGTTACAAAGTTATGAAATCCAAACTCGCGGACGAAAACCTCCGGCGTTTCAGCAGTTCCAGCAGTTAATGGCCCCGGTGGTTCAAGGGTTAGGAATTGACCCGAAAACGTTTGAAACTCAAACGGGGGCGATTCAATATGTGGTGAGAGGGATTAAGTCGGAAGTGCCGCCGAGACGGTTATTAATTCAGACGATTATTATGGCCCCAACGGGGTGCGATCGCCCCCGGGTGTTGGAACCCGATCGCCTCAGTGCGACGATTCCAGGGGTGCGAACAATCTCCGAGGTGCGATCGGCTAATTTGAATGCAGCACTCCCTCAAGAGGAAAAAGTCTTTATCTGGCAGCGGACCATTATGGACTATCCCGAAGATGTGGTCAAACTCAAACAATTGTTGCAACTCGGCTATTTAATTATAGCCGAAATTGATGATGATCCCCTGCGTCGTCCGGAATATGAAAAGAATCTGTTTCTAAGTTATCGAGGTTGTCACGGCGTGCAAACTTCTACGGAGCCCTTGGCGGATTTTTTACGCCAATATAATCCCAATGTGGCAGTCTTTAAAAATCAATTGGGCTATTTACCCCCGAAACGAACTTATTCTGATGAGCAGACTTGTACTATCTTTTTTGGGGCGCTCAATCGTGAGGCGGATTGGCAACCGATTATGCCGGAGTTGAATCGGGTTCTGCAAAAATATAAGAAACAAGTCCGGGTAAAAGTGCTGCACGATCGCCAGTTTTTTGAGCAACTACAGGTCAAGAATAAGGAGTTTTTACCCTTCTCTCCTTATGAAACTTATCAGGAGGTGTTGCATAGCTGTGATGTGGCATTGCTGCCTTTGACGCCGACTCGGATTAATAGTATGAAGTCGGATTTAAAGTTTCTGGAATGTGCCGGTCATGGGGTGGCAGTGGTTGCAAGTCCGACGGTCTATGAGAAAACGATTATTGAGGGAGAAACGGGGTTAATTTATCGCTCAGAAGCGGAGTTTGGTAAAACGTTGGAATCTTTAATCCGAGAAGTGGATTTGCGGAGGGGTTTAGGGCAGAATGCTTATCAGTGGGTGGCTGAAAATCGCTTGCTTTCTCAGCATTATCGGGAACGTCACCAGTGGTATTTGTCCCTGCGCGATCGCCTCCCCCAGTTGAATCAAGAATTGCGCGATCGGCTACCGGAGTTGTTTGAGGTAACACCAACCGGCGGGGGTTAAAACCTAATAGCTAAAGTCGGTTAAAACCGACTGAAAACACCACGGGATAACACTTTTAGTCGGTTTTAACCGACTTTAGCTATTAGCTGGGGGTTAAAACCCCCAGCGGGTGGGGGATAAATCCCCCAGCGGGTGTTGCCACTTGCTCCCCCATCTCCCCCATCTCCCCATCACCCCCATCTCAACTGATATCTATGAAAATACTGGTCACGATCGCGCATTATTTCAATCCCGATGGCGGAGGGAAACATGGATCTCTGAGCAAAGACCCGCGATCGCGGATTGTGGCATTGAGTCAGTCTTTAACCCACTTGGGCGCAATTTTAGGGAAATATCAAGGTCTGCTGGATATCGCTAAATCTGTAGCAATCCCCGCGAATCAGGGTCAAGGCTTAGATATTGACATCGTGATTTGTACCACTCAAAACCGCCATGTTTTAGACAAGTTGCCCGTTCCCCATCAGATTTACCACCATCACGCCACCCAAGCAGAACCCTTGATGCTGGGGTTTGAATGTCACGCCCTGTTGCGGGATAGTTTGGGTCGCTATGATTATTATTGCTATTTGGAAGATGACCTCATCCTCCATGACCCCTGGTTTTTTATTAAATTAAACTGGTTTTCCTCCCAAGCGGGAGATTTGAATCTGTTGCAACCCAATCGCTATGAAATTTCGCCTCCCGGTCGGGTAGGTAAGGTCTATATTGATGGGGATTTATTACCTAGGGCAACGGCCCAGTTTCAGAAGGTGGAGGACCGCCCAGAGTTGAAGGGCAATATCATGGAGCAACCTGTAGTCTTCCAACGAGCGCTCAATCCTCATTCGGGATGCTTTTTTCTGAATGCCAAACAGATGGCCTATTGGGCGTCTCAGCCTTATTTTTTAGACCGCGATACCAGTTTTATCGGCCCCTTGGAAAGCGTAGCCACTCTCGGCATCATGCGAACTTTTAGAATCTATAAACCCGGTCCCGCTTATGCCAGTTTCCTGGAGATTCAGCATTTTGGCACCGCATTTCTCAACCTAATCGGTCGAGGCATTAATATCTCTCCCGGATAGAATGAACAGTTCCTACGGAATCCGGATTTAGTATCAATTTATCCCCGAGCAAAGTCTATCCCCTAACAAAAAGAGCTAGAGATCAAAATCTCTAGCTCTTTTTATTGGATTCAGTTAACTGAAATTTAGAAAATCACGATATCGTCACGGGTGATTGTTCCGGTTGCCACAACGGCAAGGGTAACAATATCAAGGGTGGCACCAGCGGGCGCAGGTGCAGCGCCAGACAAATCCCAGAGCAAGAAGCCACCTTGATTCTGAGCATCAAAGATGATCGCAGGAGTCTGCTGACCGCTGGCAATGGTCGTGAATGTACCACCGTAAGCCGCATCGGTTCCGACGGAGAAGAAGTCAATACCCGTCCGCAGTCCGGAAGCAGCTTCCGGGACAAACGCGAAGCCGGAACGACTCAGGTACAGCTTATCGGTACCTTTCTCGAAGGTAGTAATCGTGTCTCCGGTAGCACCAATACCACCACCATCTTCAAAGCTGGCATAGAGGAAGCCATCGGTTGCTCCTACAGTTCCAATCAGGCTGTCAGCCCCTTTGAACCCTTCCAGGGTATCAATCCCGGGACTATCTCCCCGGAGGGTATCTCCAATTACATCTGCACTCCCCACGAGGAAGTCATTCCCGCTACCGCCCATCAGGGTGTCATCAGCCTTACCAGCAACCAGCACGTTATCGCCGGAGACGGCCATGAGCAGATTTTTACCGCCACCGTTCCGGGCATAGAGGGAGTCATTGCCTTCGCCACCGATTAAGGTGCTGTTTGTGCCAGTCAATCCCAGGACCAGGGTATCAAGCCCTTTGTCCCCGGACAGATAGGAATTGGCTCCCGATGCGGTGATGAAATCGTTATCTTGACCACCGTACAGAGACACGAAGCCTGCTGCACCAATCAGGGTGTCGTTACCTTGGTTACCAAAGCCAATGCTGGAAGCTCCACCTAGGGATATGCGGTCCAGATTGTTTCCGGCGATCGTGTCGTTGTCTTCGATGTTGCCACCATATAAGGTATCGCGGACACCTGTACTGAGCATCGTATCGTTGCCTTTATCTCCATACAGGAGGTTGGTGCCGCCACCCAGGGTTGTGATACCCGTGACCAGGGAGAGACCGGAAACCACGGTGTCATTATCTTGTCCACCATATAAGGTACTCCGACTGAACCCCTGGGTTTCTAAGTAGTCTACGCCTGTATTACCGAATACCAGGACCTGACTGCCTCGGTTGAACAGGGAATCATCTCCCTCCGCCCCCATCATGGTCTGGCGTCCGCGATCGCCGCCGTAGGAGTAGATGTAATCGTTCCCGGTCCCGCCATCTAACAAGTTGTTGCGAGGGAAGCCTGCGAGTGCGCTTCGCGCACCGACTACGGTGTTCTGCCCCTCGGTAGATAACCCGAGTTCTGTAGTAGCTTTGGCACTGAGCATGAACAGGGAGTCGTTTCCTTCACCCCCAATCAGGCTATCGCGATCGCCAATCCCAAAGATGACGTCGTTGCCTTTGTCACCGCTGAGATAGTTGCGTCCGGGGTTTCTGGGAACAGGTACGCCTGCTTCGAGAACGACGCCCACTCCTGCACCCGATCCACCGCCAGATGTGGACGGAGGAATGAAGCCAATGCCCGCAACGGTATCGGGGACGAAGGCCGCGCCACCACCTGAGGCACCCGCGCCCTCTCCAGCGATTTCAATCACCTGGATGGTATCGTCGCCTATACCACCGTAGAGGGTATCTCCACCGAAGCCGGAGCCACTGATGAAGTCATCGCCGCCATTTCCAAAGGCGAAGTTGCCCCCCCGACCGTTACCAAAGTTGAAAATATCGTCGCCATCTTGTTCTCGGTTCTCGGATTGGCTGTCGGTGCCACCGTAAACTGTGTCGGCCCCTCTGTGAGTATTTCCGCGAGATTCAAACCGGTCTTGGCCTAAGTCGCCAAAGAAGACGCTTCCTCCGGCTTTGCTCACCAAAAAGTCATCGTCTTTACCCCCATAAAGGGTATCTCCCGGGCCGCTAGAGGTCAGGGAATCATTTTCGGTATTCCCAAAAATTAAACTCCCACCGAGGGTATCGGTGGTAATAAAATCGGTTCCCGTTCTGCCCAGAACCGTATCTGCGCCTAGGGCAAACGAAAGTAGATCTAGGGTATCGTTCGGGTTTATCGGGTTTGTATCGAGTATTCTAACCATTCAGTTTCTCACTCCTCATCTGTTTCGTGTCGTCCTTGTCAAGTCTGCTCAGGCAGCTAACCTAGGAAACCCTTGACTTTGGTTGAGTCGTCTGGACTTTCTGTCAGCAGCAAGTCTAGCCCAATTGGGTGCTAATGTCTAGTCTGGCAAGATGGCAAAATTTTAGCTGTTCCAACTGTGACCGATTAGCATGGCTCATTGATTTTAGCTTGACAATGCTGGGGTGCACGACTATGATACCAATCCGAGAGTTCCCTTTCCTTAAAATGGCTCAAAATGCTTACCCAGGCAGCTCTTATTCCTCTATTCTGCGTTTTCTTTTTCGGACCCGGCAGATCCGAGGAAAGTTTATCAAATAGGGGGCCAGTCGGCCAAGCCTAGATGGGGGGAACCCAGTGAAAATCATCGCTGTGACCTGCAATCCTCCGGTTAACGGAGGTAGGAAGGATTCAGGGACGGGTGGGTGAGGGAACCCGGGGTCCCAGAAGCGATCGCCTCTTTTCTCCCAACACCATCAAAGCTGGACAGCTCGGCTCCTAGGGGCCATTCCCTGCGCTTGATTTAGAAAACCCAAATCTCTCGTCTCTACATTATTGATTAAACAGACCCGAAATCTGTTTTCTCTCTATTAATTGTTTCAACTGGAGCGGTTTAACCGCTCCACCCTTTGTGATCTCTACTCCGATTCTAAAAGAGCGCAAAGCCTACGGAAGGGGATTTTATTGTAATCTTCTATACGATCCCCGAAGGGGTTCTATAGGGAATTGCTATCAATAGGATAAATTTCGGCTAATTATTACGAAGTTGTAATTGTTGCTTTAGACCCAGACGATGCTATCCCTTGCATTGCATAAGGCAAAGTAGAGGTAGGGAGCAGTTTTGATTTAGGATTGCTATGGGAGTCAAGACCGAAAATCGGTGGGGATCAAGGAGATGTCAGTGAGTGATCTGGAAAAATCGGGGGTTTGGATCCAGCGGGGCCATCAGTTGAGAGCAAAGGGGCAGTGGTCCGAAGCGATCGCCCTTTATCAAGAAGCCCTAAACTTTAACCCGGATGCGGTGGAGGCTTATTGTCAACTGGGAGACATCTATTGGCGGCAGGGCCAACTAACTGAGGCGATCGCCCACTGTCAAGGGGCGCTCAAACTGGCCCCTCAATCCGCCGAGGCTTACAAGACCCTGGGTAATATCCTCCAATCCCAACAAAAATGGGCAGCGGCGGAACGCGCTTATCAACAGGCGGTGCTGATTCTGCCCGAGTTTGTTGCAGCTCATGCTAATCTGGGCAGCCTCTACTATCACCGGGGGGAGTCGGAACGAGCGATCGCCTGCTATCAAAAAGCCCTCTCCCTGGAACCCTCCCAAGCGGGTATTCACTGGAACCTGGGGAGGCTCTATCAGGATCTAGGCCGGTTCGGGGAGGCCCTAGAGTCCTGGCAAGATGCCTTACGCCTGGAACCGTCTATGGGAACCGCAGAACGGCATTTAACCATCGGAAATACTCTCTTAACCCAGGCCCGAGTTGAGGAGGCGATTCACCACTACCAACAGGCGATCGCCCTCGAACCCAATTTCTCCCAAGCGCATTCTAATCTCGGCAACGCCCTAATCCAACAGGGAGCCTTAGAGGGTGGGATTGCGGCCCTGAAAACTGCCCAATCCCTCAGCCCCCAGTTAGCAGGGATTCATTACAATTTAGGTCAAGCCCTTCTACAACAAGGGCATCAGCATAAAAATCTCAGTGGATCAGCATGGCAAGAGGTCGTGGACTGCTTTCTTCAGGCGATCGGCCTCGATGCCAACTTAATCTCAGCACACCATGCCTTGTTCTATCTGATTCGCTCCCGAGACCCCTTCGGCATCGATTTTGACTCCCTGCGACAAGCGGCTGAAGACTATTTAAGCCGGGCCCAAGGCCCCACCAGACTGTTAGCGGCCCTCCCCTATCTCTCCTTATGTTTACATGGGGGATACAGCAATTTAGCCCTGGAAACCTTTCTTACCCTAGAAACACAGATTCAGTCTGACCTGGATCGCCTAGACCTCGACTCGATCGCCTTGCTTTATTCTCGCCTGATGTTTTCTCAACCCCATCTACGCGATGATGCTAGGGCTAATCTAACCTTGGCGAAACGCCTCGCATCTAAAAATCAAGCCCGCCTCAACCAACAACCAATCTCCTCCCCGCATCCCCCCCATCCCCCCACTCTCCCCCATCTAAAAATCGGCTTCCTCTCTCCTCATTTCCGCCGCCATTCTATCGGATGGTGTAGTGCAGATATTCTGCGCGAGTTAGCGGCCCTATCGGCTGAACTCTATCTGTATGTGACTCAATATCAAGGGACGGATGATAAAACTCAAGAGTTTAAAAACCTAGCCACCCAATTTTATCAACCGCAAAGTGCTAATTTTGAATCTGCCAAATTAGAGATTTTTGAGCAAATTCGCCAGGACAAAATTGATATTTTAATAGACTTAGATTCAGTCACCTGTTATGAGCAGTTAGAAATTTTGTACCGTCAACCTGCCCCGATTTGCCTCTCTTGGCTGGGATTTGACGCGCCTTTTTTATCTTCAGCCCATTACTTTTTAGGCGATCGGCACACCCATCCCCCAGGCATTGAAGCCGAGTACATCGAGCAGTTACTCCGAATGCCCGATTCCTTTGTGGCGGTTTCTGGATTTAAGCGTCAATCCGTCGAGCGAGAAGTGGTGCGCTTGAGCCTAGGAATCAGTTGGAAACAGATTGCTTACCTCTGTGTCGCCCCGGGTAAAAAACTGAATTGGGAGTTGGTTTTAGCCCAAATTACAATCCTTAAACAGGTCCCCAATAGTGTGTTAATCCATAAAGGCGAAGGAGAGCGATCGGCGATTTTGGAGCTCTATCAACAAGCCTGTACTCAGTTGGGAGTACCCAGCAGTCGGGTTATCCTAATATCCCGAAGTAAAACCGAGGAACAGCACCGGACTATCTACGAATGTGCGGATATTTTATTAGATTCCTATCCTTACAATGGCGGCACCCATACCCTAGAAGCCTTGTGGTTTAACCTGCCCCTTGTCACCCGAGTGGGAGAACTCTGTTTGGCTCGGATGGGATATTCTTTTCTTAACACCCTAGGCATTGAGAGTGGAATTGCCTGGAGTTGGGACGAGTATATCCAGTGGGGAGTTCGCTTGGGTCAGGAGTTGAAAGTTCGCCAAGACATTCGCCATCAATTAATCCGGTCTAAGCAACCCAAACACCTATCTCCCTTGTGGAATCCCGCTAAATTTGCTCAAGATATGTATGAAATTTTTGAAGCCCTAAAAAAACAGCAAGTTCGTATCCATTAAATTAATAAAGGAGGATCTCCAGAATTATGTCTGAAATCAAACAGGAACAACAACATCCTCAAGCTCGTAAGGATCGCGAGACTCTGGACAAAATTTTAGCCGGAGATATGACGGAATATAATCTGGCAGAATTAGCTCGATTGCGAATTCGCTATCGAGGATTTCCAGGGTCGCGGGATGTCTGGAGTGACATTGACAAAGTGTTATTCCGTTGGAATATGACTGAAGAGGATTTGTTTGAAAAAACCCGCGAGATTCACCGGAAAGGGCGAGTCTATCGAGCGCAAGATAGTGATAGCGAAGATTGGATGTAATCTGAGGACATCGGTAGAGTATTCAATGAGGTCAATCATCGGGGACAAGAACCCGAGTTTCTAGCGGAATTTGTTGCTAATGAGCAGAGTTTTTGTCAAGAAACCCGGGTTCTATAGTGGGGGACGATTAATTCCGATTAACCATTCACCCAATCCGGTAAAGGTTGGTTGGAGAGAGGGAGGCGATCGCGATGTTGATATAACAGAACCGCGAGGAGTGCATTCATTCCTAATGGCGCATCTAGTCCCCGGGTCAATTTAGCCATTAACTCTTGCACAAAGGGCTGTTCTGTCTCTAGTAAGGGATGATTTTGAATGCCACTGTTGAGGACACTTTGATGAGCTTTACCCAAGTCACTGCTATAGCATTCGCGCAGGCGATCGCTAGGTATCTGCAACCACAACTCAGCAAATTCTCGCCGCAGTTGGAGCAATTCACGTTGAATGGATTCATCAGACGGATCAATATAATACAGATTGGCACAACCAACCAGGCGATTGAGAAATTCCTGAGAAACAGAGACCCGTGTAGCGGGAGTGGGAGTGGAGGTAGCACTCGCCATTGTCCCCGAATTCTCTCTCCCTTGAAACAATTGCTCAAACAAATTCGCCATTTTTTGGCCGTAAGCAGCACTATCTAAAAAGGGAGGATTCTGCTGCATTTGTCCCTGGATTTGCTGGCAATAATATTGGCGCAGTTGAGGATTGGTTGCCAGATTAATCGCTAATTGGATATAACCCCGTTCGTCCTGGGCAATTAAATCACCCAGGGAGATTTCCCGCAGGAGTGCAGAAGCTTGGCGGGACCTTAAGGTACTGTCTTCCCAGGCGATCGCCGGAATTCCCAGTTGTAACGGATCCAGCAAAGAAGTTGCCCCACTATAGGGATAGGAGTCTAAATAAACATCGGCGAGTTTGACGCATTCTTTAATATCCGCTGGACTCGGTAAAGTATTAATCAGAACTAACCGCCGTTTATCAATGCCATGTTGGGCAAAAATTCGGTGGAGTCGTTCCAAAAACGGCATCGCCGGATAAGCGGAATTCCAGGCCGGACCAAAGGGATATAACACCAAAATAGAATGGGGAACGGCGGCGAGAATTTTGGCCCAAGTTTCGGTGAGTTCGGGAATAATTTTGTAGAAGTTGGCACCGGACATAAACACCACGGTTTGCTCCGTTGCACCCCAGCTTGCCCGAGTCGGATTGACGGTGGAGGCGGGTTCAGGTAAAGGGAACCGGAAACATAATCCAGACCCTTCTATATTGACCAGTTTCTCGCGGTACTGTTCACTGCTGGTGTTAGTAGGTGCGGTTAAATTCCCGGCAATATAGTAGTCGATATTGCGGATGCCCGTGGTAACCGGAGAGGCAATGGAGGTGACTTGGACTCGGGCGAGTCGGTGTTGGGCGAGGGCGGTTAAGGGTTTATTGAGTTCGGTAATATTGGTGCCGATGAATAGGATATCTAGGTCATCGTTGCGGAGGGCTTGGACTTGTTCTAAGAGGGGTTCTGGTAGTTTCACGAGGCGATCGGCCCGACTTTGACAATACGATTCTAGTTGGCTGCCATTGACCCAAGCCGCATAGAGAACAATCTCAAACCGATCGCGAGCCAAATGTTCAAAAACTGGCAAGGTTGCCAAAGTTTCCGTTGCTGGATTGAAATGGTCTCTCAAAATTCCCAGCCGAATTTTGGGGCGATTTTCCGAACGGGGGGGAAAGACGTAATCCACTTGAAATCCCCGATTCTTGAGGGCAAATTTAATAATCTCTGCTCTGTGAATATACAGAGATTTCAGGTTAGCATGGCTAAAGTAAAGCGGCGCAAAGTTGGCATTTTCCTGGGTGAAAAACTCCGCGACGCTTTGCCAGAGAGGTGAGTCGGGATTGGTGAATATTTTCTCATGGACATATTCTATCCAACCTTGGAAATAGCGATAGTATTGTTCGACTTCTCCAGGTTCATGGAACAGGGTAGGACTGGCAAACATAAATTTGAGATAGTCCTGGGCGAACCATTTGGGAATCGGTGCATTGGTGTAGGGAATCTGGAGTTGATGGGGATAGCAATAGAGGGTAGCGGTAATGAAGGATTGCAAAGCCTTGGGGGCATCAAATCCCTGGGCAATTTGGGTGGAAAGTTGACGGATGAATGCTTGTTCAGTGGGAGTGAGCGGGTGATGTTTGATGTCAGTCTCTAGGAGGGCTTTATGGGCGGTTCCCAGTTCCCCTAAATAGGCGGATTGTAATTCTTCTTCGGGGGTATTTAACCATTGCTGGGCCAGTTGCTGGCGGGTTTGCTGGAGGGTATCGCGCGGGTGGGAACTGGCTGGAATCGCAGGTTTTTGGGAGGGGGTAGATCTGAGGCGATCGCACAGTTGTTGGGCTTCAGAAAAATCGGGCGCGTTCTGCAAAACTGTGGTTAAGGCTTGTTCCGTTAAAGGAATATTATTGACTTGAGCAGCCGATTGTGCAATGTACCAAAAAATCCGCCAATGGTTGCATCCGAGGGCTGTCGCCTTTTGAAATTCGGCGATTGCTTCAGCGTGTTGTTGCTGTTGTTGCAGAATCAATCCGGACCAAAATCTCAAATAGCCATCATCGGGGTAGGCATTTTTATAATGTAAAATCCCTCCGGAACCATAACTATAGAGTAAGATAGATGAGTCAGCAATTTTGCGATCGCTTTCCCATAATTCCTCTAATTCTTGTCCCATCATGCTTTGGGCAAATTGTGGAGCGGTATCCCCCAAGGATTCAATAAATAAATCCGCGCCGGAAAGGCGTTGACTGGCTCCGATGATATCTCGGAGAGAAACGGTTTGTTGCAGCAGATTAGAAGTTCTATCAACGCCCCATTGTCGGTCTTGTTTCGGACCTTGCATCAGAGTGTCATAAATCTGATTAAGCTGTTTTGCCGCAATTTCTACATCAAAAATTTGGGAGGCATATTCTTTAGCATTTCGCCCTAATCGGTACCGTTCTTCGGGATGGTGATAGAGATATTCGATCGCCTGTTTGTACTCTAATTCACTGCGAACGATTAATCCCGTATAGTTATCCACCACAAGCTGTTTAACTCCTCCATAAGGGAAAACCACCGGCGGCACCCCGGCATACATTACTTCTTGTAAGTTTAATTCGGCAGCAGCATAAGTATCTTCGCAAAGGGGATATCCATAAACGTCTAGGGTTTCAATGACGGATTTTATATCTTCCACATAATCGCGAATTTCAAAGCGATCGCCTACACCGAGTTGTTGGGCTTGCTGTTGTAAGTATTGTCCCATCCCCGGACCACAAATAATAAACCGGATATTGGGAATGGCGATCGCCGCGCTCATGGGGACATAATTGCGATGCATTTTACAAAAATGGACAGTCCCAATGTAACCAACATTAAACGTGCTATGGGGTTGCGGTTGCAAGTTTGACAAGCGAGCGAAATCCGCTGTGTCATAAACCATGCGGGTTTTTTTCAACTTCACTTCAGGAGCCAAACTCTGAAAGACTGAATTTTCGTAAGTGTACGGACTACAAGCGATTGCAAAATCTGCATAATCAATTAAGGGTTTCGTCACCACTTGCGGAGGTTTATCCCCAGCAATATGAAACCAGATTACCAATCGCATCGGCGGTAGTTTCGACTGCAAAAACTCATACAGTTCGGGAACATTCCAAAAATGCACCTGCACAATATCAGCCCTTTGCAGTTCCGCTGTTAATCGGGCGCGATCGGGCGCATTAATCACAGAAATTCCAGCCGCTTGAGCGATTTCTAATGCCCGAGTATCCAGAGGCAGCAGCGAAATGACCTGATGCTGAACCTGACTCTGTTGTGAAGAGTATTTTGCCGTCGCAATCAGAGCACGCGCCGCGCCGCCTAAAGACAGTTGTTGAATAATATGAATAATTTTAGTCATGATTTTTTTTACTGGGCAGGTTTGCGATAGGCTCGAATCGTTGAATAGACCCCGGGAATAATCGGTAAATGGGCTTGAGTTTGCGTCGGATCTGTGGGATAGAGTAAGGGAATATCCAGAATTTCACAACCATAAGTATTTTCCATCAACTCCTGACAGGCTTGGCGAATCCCCGGTTCCTGATTCCCATGATGGAAGAAAATCGCATCTCGATTCTGGTCGTTCAGGACGGGTAGATAATCATGGAACATCATAATCCCCTCCGGTGCTAAGAGGGGAAAATAATTGAGAATATCCTGCTTTACTCCGGGATAAGTATGATCTCCATCTACAAAAATAAACCCGGGTTGATTTCCATCCTTTTCCCAGATTTGGGGAAATTTTCCCGCAGCTTGATGGGAAAATAACCGCCAATGACTGACCTCCGGTTGCACCTGTTTTAACACTTCATAAAATTGCGGTTGTCCCCCGGGTTCTACGGCAAATCCAGCCATCGCCCGATCCATCCGTTTTAAGATTTTCCAGGTTAAAAATAACGAGGCCCCAGCATAAGAGCCAATTTCTATAAATCGCAGGGGGTTGGATGTTTTAGAGACGAGGTGACGCAGGGTGTAGTAAAGTTGAAATCTTT is a genomic window containing:
- a CDS encoding O-linked N-acetylglucosamine transferase family protein; this translates as MTKIIHIIQQLSLGGAARALIATAKYSSQQSQVQHQVISLLPLDTRALEIAQAAGISVINAPDRARLTAELQRADIVQVHFWNVPELYEFLQSKLPPMRLVIWFHIAGDKPPQVVTKPLIDYADFAIACSPYTYENSVFQSLAPEVKLKKTRMVYDTADFARLSNLQPQPHSTFNVGYIGTVHFCKMHRNYVPMSAAIAIPNIRFIICGPGMGQYLQQQAQQLGVGDRFEIRDYVEDIKSVIETLDVYGYPLCEDTYAAAELNLQEVMYAGVPPVVFPYGGVKQLVVDNYTGLIVRSELEYKQAIEYLYHHPEERYRLGRNAKEYASQIFDVEIAAKQLNQIYDTLMQGPKQDRQWGVDRTSNLLQQTVSLRDIIGASQRLSGADLFIESLGDTAPQFAQSMMGQELEELWESDRKIADSSILLYSYGSGGILHYKNAYPDDGYLRFWSGLILQQQQQHAEAIAEFQKATALGCNHWRIFWYIAQSAAQVNNIPLTEQALTTVLQNAPDFSEAQQLCDRLRSTPSQKPAIPASSHPRDTLQQTRQQLAQQWLNTPEEELQSAYLGELGTAHKALLETDIKHHPLTPTEQAFIRQLSTQIAQGFDAPKALQSFITATLYCYPHQLQIPYTNAPIPKWFAQDYLKFMFASPTLFHEPGEVEQYYRYFQGWIEYVHEKIFTNPDSPLWQSVAEFFTQENANFAPLYFSHANLKSLYIHRAEIIKFALKNRGFQVDYVFPPRSENRPKIRLGILRDHFNPATETLATLPVFEHLARDRFEIVLYAAWVNGSQLESYCQSRADRLVKLPEPLLEQVQALRNDDLDILFIGTNITELNKPLTALAQHRLARVQVTSIASPVTTGIRNIDYYIAGNLTAPTNTSSEQYREKLVNIEGSGLCFRFPLPEPASTVNPTRASWGATEQTVVFMSGANFYKIIPELTETWAKILAAVPHSILVLYPFGPAWNSAYPAMPFLERLHRIFAQHGIDKRRLVLINTLPSPADIKECVKLADVYLDSYPYSGATSLLDPLQLGIPAIAWEDSTLRSRQASALLREISLGDLIAQDERGYIQLAINLATNPQLRQYYCQQIQGQMQQNPPFLDSAAYGQKMANLFEQLFQGRENSGTMASATSTPTPATRVSVSQEFLNRLVGCANLYYIDPSDESIQRELLQLRREFAELWLQIPSDRLRECYSSDLGKAHQSVLNSGIQNHPLLETEQPFVQELMAKLTRGLDAPLGMNALLAVLLYQHRDRLPLSNQPLPDWVNG